CAGATTCTGCAGACAAGCGAGGTTCTCCTCCAACTGCTGAACGGTGTTGACGCCGATCAGCGCAGAGGTGATTTCCGGCATGCGCAACACCCAGGCTAACGCCATCTGGGCCAGGGTCTGGCCGCGTGCTTGGGCCATCTCGTTGAGTCTGCGCACGCGCAGCAGTTTTTCCTCCGTGATATGCGCCGGTCGCAGCGCGCCGTGCGGCTTGGCCGCCCTGGATTCAGAGGGAATGCCGGAGAGATATTTGGTCGACAGCAGGCCCTGGGCCAATGGCGAGAAAACGATGCAGCCGATCTTTTCGCGCTGC
This bacterium DNA region includes the following protein-coding sequences:
- a CDS encoding L-glyceraldehyde 3-phosphate reductase encodes the protein QREKIGCIVFSPLAQGLLSTKYLSGIPSESRAAKPHGALRPAHITEEKLLRVRRLNEMAQARGQTLAQMALAWVLRMPEITSALIGVNTVQQLEENLACLQNLKFSRQELEAIDRVLATR